Proteins found in one Pelmatolapia mariae isolate MD_Pm_ZW linkage group LG7, Pm_UMD_F_2, whole genome shotgun sequence genomic segment:
- the LOC134631973 gene encoding cyclin-dependent kinase 2-associated protein 1 isoform X2 gives MDTTPQTKTVANLQSPSAANLATLQSYRPLLSDYGPPSLGFSQGSTGSQVPQNKYAELLAIIEELGKEIRPTYAGSKSAMERLKRGIIHARGLVRECLAETERNARS, from the exons ATGGATACGACCCCTCAGACAAAGACAG TTGCAAACCTTCAGTCTCCCTCAGCAGCTAACCTGGCCACGCTGCAGTCCTACAGGCCCCTTCTGAGTGACTACGGACCTCCTTCTCTGGGATTTTCACAG GGCTCTACTGGCAGCCAAGTGCCTCAGAACAAATATGCAGAGCTGCTGGCCATCATTGAAGAGCTCGGAAAGGAGATCAGACCCACATACGCTGGAAGTAAGAGTGCAATGGAGCGACTGAAAAGAG GAATAATCCATGCCAGGGGGCTGGTGCGTGAATGCTTGGCTGAGACTGAGAGGAATGCAAGGTCCTAG
- the LOC134631973 gene encoding cyclin-dependent kinase 2-associated protein 1 isoform X1 — protein MSLGMSYKPNVHQHIPGTSGNQVANLQSPSAANLATLQSYRPLLSDYGPPSLGFSQGSTGSQVPQNKYAELLAIIEELGKEIRPTYAGSKSAMERLKRGIIHARGLVRECLAETERNARS, from the exons ATGTCTTTGGGAATGTCTTACAAACCCAATGTCCATCAGCACATTCCGGGAACTTCTGGGAACCAGG TTGCAAACCTTCAGTCTCCCTCAGCAGCTAACCTGGCCACGCTGCAGTCCTACAGGCCCCTTCTGAGTGACTACGGACCTCCTTCTCTGGGATTTTCACAG GGCTCTACTGGCAGCCAAGTGCCTCAGAACAAATATGCAGAGCTGCTGGCCATCATTGAAGAGCTCGGAAAGGAGATCAGACCCACATACGCTGGAAGTAAGAGTGCAATGGAGCGACTGAAAAGAG GAATAATCCATGCCAGGGGGCTGGTGCGTGAATGCTTGGCTGAGACTGAGAGGAATGCAAGGTCCTAG
- the LOC134630598 gene encoding M-phase phosphoprotein 9 isoform X2 — MSTDDSISEDVSSSGALSHCHVSADGDVGKESENSLVSSEGTSASGLAVSEGRRTTSQTTGGTVECRPMDITPACNKIRSLCLSTDEAFEQGKTLPFINPSSLETLRALVQEIQSSGETDPEIWKDCEGRWLHLFQLVEKQYQEQILAQQEQYQCQIQLIQDEIKALVQLQNRQASVQPHGEFSPTPVSKSTTNMKDYIFPPVSSEYTVPKTVSSDNDSLAAPVHTPFSSPSPPLPRSETTNQRDERATTVLSSGYGTLSTWESSLEPAGSLGEDEVVGQRSEKHHWSINFQKDTETSMLGCQQDFSNERMLGVNESLVYQQKISGTSQQLTSWAQRQKLRPKKSKAGQASSQIPEYQEQPRSPRESHSQNTVESTESQDQHQPAGPSSSCFPLRRSDSLASEASGLTYWRLNECDLYHPLPESFDSGAYLLLQEASMSLTPGSQEPQLSLREIYQNKQRADCKRSDWEGSATSFPLSPQMLTLDPAANMRQSDRTSGFTSPSHFSSPSFANQPHRYPRVGTPITPDSMVDCSPNPGDTDCISDTSSVSAPSKVQSPWGNTTQEFLSTSQDKAQPSQTDSHQRRASAPLASEEEGSHTHTSTLKPCSASGASLRHGVSPHMERASSLEDPVVLSLLRQNLREKHSRHVADLKAYYESEIQILRDKLKLRDLPQDLEKSNHALTERCRHLEQALAEATTRIQELEATNSSLEKKLAEWPERYAVAGATVKSLQQRLEESKLSGKEKDALVARLKNRVRQLEEAAQKACREADEKEARREREYKMLQDLLGEYDSLIKDHEGLKNNLVSAENKLVDSNDQISELKRVISKLESQVKQLEHENQARARYVSHSNIQPSGAGLFHHPDLLLSPSKGKAEPDVTHRKSPPLSDQLKSVRRPNQSTVHKRASYPLNDHSSGTGSSVDTPSAAGSWRCASPPECEQSVLQIRHQEQSAGHQEASHREGSCALTPMMRALIELEETKATDTRAPWVSSQRTTVGFVERRYKEPIQERAGLLHREKELVKPRGVVAGAEHGGSKSRSGAERASALLRAQRSLSPEGHRSSSLPPPAHRSIPTATPTKRETLLMPLSAKSSPKRSPTENYSTAFGHLMPREEYLLHRPDGQVDKRRHSFHSSSPKKRLQFMSTGREDESSGGENPQDENSQLGWEEQGGFSGPDPQDPCEDSASLHRIQSLAEAEKLFDELTQEKQQIEAALSRMPGAGGRVSLQTRLDEVALENRLERLNRELGSIRMTLKRFHVLRSSTNI, encoded by the exons ATGTCCACAGATGACAGTATCTCAGAGGATGTGTCCAGCTCAGGGGCTTTGAGCCATTGCCATGTCAGTGCTGATGGGGATGTGGGCAAGGAGAGCGAAAACTCGCTGGTGTCTTCTGAGGGGACATCAGCCTCAGGACTGGCTGTCTCTGAGGGGAGACGCACAACCTCCCAAACAACAGGAGGCACTGTGGAGTGCAGGCCCATGGACATCACACCAGCATGCAACAAGATCAG GAGCCTATGTCTGAGCACAGATGAAGCCTTTGAACAAGGGAAGACCCTACCATTCATCAATCCAAGCTCCCTGGAGACCCTTAGGGCCCTGGTCCAGGAGATCCAGAGCAGTGGAGAGACAGACCCTGAGATCTGGAAGGACTGCGAG GGTCGATGGCTGCATCTGTTTCAGCTGGTTGAGAAGCAATACCAAGAGCAAATACTTGCTCAGCAAGAACAATACCAGTGCCAAATACAG TTGATTCAGGATGAAATTAAGGCCCTGGTTCAGCTCCAAAACCGCCAGGCTAGTGTCCAGCCACATGGGGAGTTCTCCCCAACTCCTGTGAGCAAAAGTACCACAAACATGAAGGACTATATTTTCCCCCCTGTCTCTAGTGAATATACTGTTCCCAAAACTGTGTCCAGTGACAATGACAGTCTGGCAGCTCCCGTCCATACCCCTTTTAGCTCCCCATCGCCTCCACTCCCTAGGTCTGAGACCACAAATCAGCGGGATGAGCGTGCAACCACAGTGCTCAGCAGTGGATATGGGACTCTTTCTACTTGGGAGTCAAGTCTGGAACCTGCAGGTTCACTGGGAGAAGATGAGGTTGTTGGTCAAAGAAGCGAGAAGCATCACTGGTCCATTAACTTCCAGAAAGACACAGAGACAAGTATGCTTGGTTGCCAGCAAGATTTCTCCAATGAGAGGATGCTCGGAGTGAATGAATCACTAGTTTATCAGCAGAAAATCTCTGG CACCAGTCAACAGTTGACCTCCTGGGCCCAGAGGCAGAAACTGAGGCCCAAGAAGAGCAAAGCAGGACAAGCGTCATCCCAAATACCAGAGTACCAGGAGCAGCCTCGCAGCCCCAGAGAATCCCACAGTCAAAACACTGTGGAGAGCACAGAGTCCCAGGACCAG CATCAACCAGCTGGGCCGTCTTCCAGCTGTTTTCCACTGAGGAGGAGTGATAGTTTAGCATCTGAAGCCTCGG GCCTCACGTATTGGCGTCTGAATGAGTGTGATCTCTATCACCCACTACCTGAAAGCTTTGACAGTGGTGCCTATCTACTTCTGCAAGAGGCATCCATGAGTCTG ACTCCGGGAAGCCAGGAACCTCAGCTGTCTCTCAGAGAGATCTATCAGAACAAGCAAAGAGCAGATTGTAAGCGTTCAGATTGGGAAGGCTCTGCTACTTCTTTTCCGCTGTCACCGCAG ATGTTGACACTGGATCCAGCAGCTAACATGCGGCAGTCAGATCGCACCTCTGGCTTCACTTCACCCTCTCATTTCAGCAGCCCATCATTCGCCAATCAGCCCCACCGCTACCCTAGAGTCGGGACCCCCATAACCCCTGACAGCATGGTGGATTGCAGCCCCAACCCTGGAGATACAGACTGTATCTCTGATACCTCCAGTGTCTCTGCCCCATCTAAAGTGCAAAGCCCATGGGGAAATACAACCCAAGAATTCCTGTCTACCTCCCAAGATAAGGCTCAGCCCTCCCAAACAGACAGCCATCAGCGCAGAGCCAGTGCTCCCTTAGCCAGCGAAGAGGAGGGTAGTCACACCCACACCAGCACCCTGAAGCCTTGTTCAGCCTCTGGTGCTTCTCTGCGACATGGAGTCAGTCCACACATGGAAAGAGCATCATCACTAGAGGATCCTGTTGTCCTCTCTCT ACTAAGGCAGAACCTGAGAGAGAAGCATTCTCGGCATGTGGCTGACCTGAAAGCATATTATGAGTCTGAGATCCAAATCCTGCGAGACAAACTCAAGCTCAGAGATCTGCCCCAGGATTTAGAGAAGAGCAACCATGCGCTCACAGAAAG GTGCAGGCATCTAGAAcaggctttggctgaggccaccacccGTATTCAAGAACTAGAGGCAACAAACAGCTCACTGGAAAAAAAGCTG GCAGAATGGCCGGAGCGCTATGCTGTAGCAGGTGCCACTGTGAAATCTTTGCAACAGCGACTGGAAGAAAGCAAACTATCAGGCAAAGAAAAGGACGCCCTGGTGGCGCGTTTGAAGAACCGTGTACGGCAGCTGGAGGAGGCAGCGCAGAAAGCTTGCAGAGAAGCAGATGAGAAGGAGgccaggagggagagagagtacAAGATGCTGCAGGAT CTGCTTGGAGAATATGATTCTCTGATAAAAGACCATGAAGGATTGAAG AACAACCTGGTGTCAGCAGAGAATAAGCTTGTTGATTCCAATGATCAGATATCTGAATtaaagag AGTGATCTCTAAGCTGGAGTCTCAGGTGAAGCAGTTGGAGCATGAGAACCAGGCCAGGGCCCGTTATGTTTCCCACAGTAACATACAACCTTCTGGAGCTGG CCTTTTCCACCATCCGGACCTCCTACTGTCACCCAGTAAAGGCAAAGCAGAGCCAGATGTCACCCACAGAAAGTCTCCTCCTCTATCAGACCAGCTAAAAAGTGTCAGAAGACCTAATCAATCAACAGTCCACAAAAGGGCATCATATCCATTAAATGACCATTCATCGGGAACAGGAAGCTCCGTGGACACCCCTTCAGCTGCTGGGAGCTGGAG GTGTGCATCTCCTCCAGAGTGTGAACAGTCTGTTCTTCAGATCAGACACCAGGAGCAGAGTGCTGGCCACCAGGAAGCTAGTCACAGAGAAGGATCCTGTGCCCTGACACCCATGATGAGGGCCCTGATAGAGCTGGAGGAGACTAAAGCCACAGATACCCGGGCCCCCT gGGTCAGCAGCCAGAGAACCACTGTTGGGTTTGTGGAGAGGAGATACAAAGAGCCAATTCAGGAGCGCGCTGGGCTTCTTCACAGAGAGAAGGAGTTGGTTAAACCTCGAGGAGTTGTGGCCGGAGCTGAACATGGAGGATCGAAAAGTCGCAGTGGAGCAGAAAGAGCTTCTGCTCTGCTAAGAGCTCAGAGGAGTCTGTCTCCAGAGGGCCACAgatcctcctcactgcctcctCCAGCACACCGAAGCATACCCACAGCTACACCCA CAAAGAGGGAAACGTTACTCATGCCTCTGTCTGCAAAGTCCAGCCCTAAACGCAGCCCGACTGAAAATTACTCCACTGCTTTTGGTCACCTGATGCCAAGAGAGGAATACCTTCTCCACAG GCCTGACGGACAAGTTGACAAGAGACGTCACTCATTCCACAGCAGCAGTCCCAAGAAAAGACTCCAGTTTATGTCAACAGGCAGAGAAGATG AGTCCTCTGGTGGTGAAAACCCACAGGATGAAAACTCCCAGCTGGGTTGGGAGGAGCAGGGAGGCTTTAGTGGGCCTGACCCGCAGGACCCCTGTGAAGACTCAGCCTCACTTCACAGAATCCAGTCACTGGCGGAGGCTGAGAAACTGTTTGACGAGTTGACGCAGGAGAAACAGCAG
- the LOC134630598 gene encoding M-phase phosphoprotein 9 isoform X1, producing the protein MSTDDSISEDVSSSGALSHCHVSADGDVGKESENSLVSSEGTSASGLAVSEGRRTTSQTTGGTVECRPMDITPACNKIRSLCLSTDEAFEQGKTLPFINPSSLETLRALVQEIQSSGETDPEIWKDCEGRWLHLFQLVEKQYQEQILAQQEQYQCQIQLIQDEIKALVQLQNRQASVQPHGEFSPTPVSKSTTNMKDYIFPPVSSEYTVPKTVSSDNDSLAAPVHTPFSSPSPPLPRSETTNQRDERATTVLSSGYGTLSTWESSLEPAGSLGEDEVVGQRSEKHHWSINFQKDTETSMLGCQQDFSNERMLGVNESLVYQQKISGTSQQLTSWAQRQKLRPKKSKAGQASSQIPEYQEQPRSPRESHSQNTVESTESQDQHQPAGPSSSCFPLRRSDSLASEASGLTYWRLNECDLYHPLPESFDSGAYLLLQEASMSLTPGSQEPQLSLREIYQNKQRADCKRSDWEGSATSFPLSPQMLTLDPAANMRQSDRTSGFTSPSHFSSPSFANQPHRYPRVGTPITPDSMVDCSPNPGDTDCISDTSSVSAPSKVQSPWGNTTQEFLSTSQDKAQPSQTDSHQRRASAPLASEEEGSHTHTSTLKPCSASGASLRHGVSPHMERASSLEDPVVLSLLRQNLREKHSRHVADLKAYYESEIQILRDKLKLRDLPQDLEKSNHALTERCRHLEQALAEATTRIQELEATNSSLEKKLAEWPERYAVAGATVKSLQQRLEESKLSGKEKDALVARLKNRVRQLEEAAQKACREADEKEARREREYKMLQDLLGEYDSLIKDHEGLKNNLVSAENKLVDSNDQISELKRVISKLESQVKQLEHENQARARYVSHSNIQPSGAGLFHHPDLLLSPSKGKAEPDVTHRKSPPLSDQLKSVRRPNQSTVHKRASYPLNDHSSGTGSSVDTPSAAGSWRCASPPECEQSVLQIRHQEQSAGHQEASHREGSCALTPMMRALIELEETKATDTRAPCKNSSTNHRVSSQRTTVGFVERRYKEPIQERAGLLHREKELVKPRGVVAGAEHGGSKSRSGAERASALLRAQRSLSPEGHRSSSLPPPAHRSIPTATPTKRETLLMPLSAKSSPKRSPTENYSTAFGHLMPREEYLLHRPDGQVDKRRHSFHSSSPKKRLQFMSTGREDESSGGENPQDENSQLGWEEQGGFSGPDPQDPCEDSASLHRIQSLAEAEKLFDELTQEKQQIEAALSRMPGAGGRVSLQTRLDEVALENRLERLNRELGSIRMTLKRFHVLRSSTNI; encoded by the exons ATGTCCACAGATGACAGTATCTCAGAGGATGTGTCCAGCTCAGGGGCTTTGAGCCATTGCCATGTCAGTGCTGATGGGGATGTGGGCAAGGAGAGCGAAAACTCGCTGGTGTCTTCTGAGGGGACATCAGCCTCAGGACTGGCTGTCTCTGAGGGGAGACGCACAACCTCCCAAACAACAGGAGGCACTGTGGAGTGCAGGCCCATGGACATCACACCAGCATGCAACAAGATCAG GAGCCTATGTCTGAGCACAGATGAAGCCTTTGAACAAGGGAAGACCCTACCATTCATCAATCCAAGCTCCCTGGAGACCCTTAGGGCCCTGGTCCAGGAGATCCAGAGCAGTGGAGAGACAGACCCTGAGATCTGGAAGGACTGCGAG GGTCGATGGCTGCATCTGTTTCAGCTGGTTGAGAAGCAATACCAAGAGCAAATACTTGCTCAGCAAGAACAATACCAGTGCCAAATACAG TTGATTCAGGATGAAATTAAGGCCCTGGTTCAGCTCCAAAACCGCCAGGCTAGTGTCCAGCCACATGGGGAGTTCTCCCCAACTCCTGTGAGCAAAAGTACCACAAACATGAAGGACTATATTTTCCCCCCTGTCTCTAGTGAATATACTGTTCCCAAAACTGTGTCCAGTGACAATGACAGTCTGGCAGCTCCCGTCCATACCCCTTTTAGCTCCCCATCGCCTCCACTCCCTAGGTCTGAGACCACAAATCAGCGGGATGAGCGTGCAACCACAGTGCTCAGCAGTGGATATGGGACTCTTTCTACTTGGGAGTCAAGTCTGGAACCTGCAGGTTCACTGGGAGAAGATGAGGTTGTTGGTCAAAGAAGCGAGAAGCATCACTGGTCCATTAACTTCCAGAAAGACACAGAGACAAGTATGCTTGGTTGCCAGCAAGATTTCTCCAATGAGAGGATGCTCGGAGTGAATGAATCACTAGTTTATCAGCAGAAAATCTCTGG CACCAGTCAACAGTTGACCTCCTGGGCCCAGAGGCAGAAACTGAGGCCCAAGAAGAGCAAAGCAGGACAAGCGTCATCCCAAATACCAGAGTACCAGGAGCAGCCTCGCAGCCCCAGAGAATCCCACAGTCAAAACACTGTGGAGAGCACAGAGTCCCAGGACCAG CATCAACCAGCTGGGCCGTCTTCCAGCTGTTTTCCACTGAGGAGGAGTGATAGTTTAGCATCTGAAGCCTCGG GCCTCACGTATTGGCGTCTGAATGAGTGTGATCTCTATCACCCACTACCTGAAAGCTTTGACAGTGGTGCCTATCTACTTCTGCAAGAGGCATCCATGAGTCTG ACTCCGGGAAGCCAGGAACCTCAGCTGTCTCTCAGAGAGATCTATCAGAACAAGCAAAGAGCAGATTGTAAGCGTTCAGATTGGGAAGGCTCTGCTACTTCTTTTCCGCTGTCACCGCAG ATGTTGACACTGGATCCAGCAGCTAACATGCGGCAGTCAGATCGCACCTCTGGCTTCACTTCACCCTCTCATTTCAGCAGCCCATCATTCGCCAATCAGCCCCACCGCTACCCTAGAGTCGGGACCCCCATAACCCCTGACAGCATGGTGGATTGCAGCCCCAACCCTGGAGATACAGACTGTATCTCTGATACCTCCAGTGTCTCTGCCCCATCTAAAGTGCAAAGCCCATGGGGAAATACAACCCAAGAATTCCTGTCTACCTCCCAAGATAAGGCTCAGCCCTCCCAAACAGACAGCCATCAGCGCAGAGCCAGTGCTCCCTTAGCCAGCGAAGAGGAGGGTAGTCACACCCACACCAGCACCCTGAAGCCTTGTTCAGCCTCTGGTGCTTCTCTGCGACATGGAGTCAGTCCACACATGGAAAGAGCATCATCACTAGAGGATCCTGTTGTCCTCTCTCT ACTAAGGCAGAACCTGAGAGAGAAGCATTCTCGGCATGTGGCTGACCTGAAAGCATATTATGAGTCTGAGATCCAAATCCTGCGAGACAAACTCAAGCTCAGAGATCTGCCCCAGGATTTAGAGAAGAGCAACCATGCGCTCACAGAAAG GTGCAGGCATCTAGAAcaggctttggctgaggccaccacccGTATTCAAGAACTAGAGGCAACAAACAGCTCACTGGAAAAAAAGCTG GCAGAATGGCCGGAGCGCTATGCTGTAGCAGGTGCCACTGTGAAATCTTTGCAACAGCGACTGGAAGAAAGCAAACTATCAGGCAAAGAAAAGGACGCCCTGGTGGCGCGTTTGAAGAACCGTGTACGGCAGCTGGAGGAGGCAGCGCAGAAAGCTTGCAGAGAAGCAGATGAGAAGGAGgccaggagggagagagagtacAAGATGCTGCAGGAT CTGCTTGGAGAATATGATTCTCTGATAAAAGACCATGAAGGATTGAAG AACAACCTGGTGTCAGCAGAGAATAAGCTTGTTGATTCCAATGATCAGATATCTGAATtaaagag AGTGATCTCTAAGCTGGAGTCTCAGGTGAAGCAGTTGGAGCATGAGAACCAGGCCAGGGCCCGTTATGTTTCCCACAGTAACATACAACCTTCTGGAGCTGG CCTTTTCCACCATCCGGACCTCCTACTGTCACCCAGTAAAGGCAAAGCAGAGCCAGATGTCACCCACAGAAAGTCTCCTCCTCTATCAGACCAGCTAAAAAGTGTCAGAAGACCTAATCAATCAACAGTCCACAAAAGGGCATCATATCCATTAAATGACCATTCATCGGGAACAGGAAGCTCCGTGGACACCCCTTCAGCTGCTGGGAGCTGGAG GTGTGCATCTCCTCCAGAGTGTGAACAGTCTGTTCTTCAGATCAGACACCAGGAGCAGAGTGCTGGCCACCAGGAAGCTAGTCACAGAGAAGGATCCTGTGCCCTGACACCCATGATGAGGGCCCTGATAGAGCTGGAGGAGACTAAAGCCACAGATACCCGGGCCCCCTGTAAGAACAGCTCCACCAACCATA gGGTCAGCAGCCAGAGAACCACTGTTGGGTTTGTGGAGAGGAGATACAAAGAGCCAATTCAGGAGCGCGCTGGGCTTCTTCACAGAGAGAAGGAGTTGGTTAAACCTCGAGGAGTTGTGGCCGGAGCTGAACATGGAGGATCGAAAAGTCGCAGTGGAGCAGAAAGAGCTTCTGCTCTGCTAAGAGCTCAGAGGAGTCTGTCTCCAGAGGGCCACAgatcctcctcactgcctcctCCAGCACACCGAAGCATACCCACAGCTACACCCA CAAAGAGGGAAACGTTACTCATGCCTCTGTCTGCAAAGTCCAGCCCTAAACGCAGCCCGACTGAAAATTACTCCACTGCTTTTGGTCACCTGATGCCAAGAGAGGAATACCTTCTCCACAG GCCTGACGGACAAGTTGACAAGAGACGTCACTCATTCCACAGCAGCAGTCCCAAGAAAAGACTCCAGTTTATGTCAACAGGCAGAGAAGATG AGTCCTCTGGTGGTGAAAACCCACAGGATGAAAACTCCCAGCTGGGTTGGGAGGAGCAGGGAGGCTTTAGTGGGCCTGACCCGCAGGACCCCTGTGAAGACTCAGCCTCACTTCACAGAATCCAGTCACTGGCGGAGGCTGAGAAACTGTTTGACGAGTTGACGCAGGAGAAACAGCAG